In Candidatus Neomarinimicrobiota bacterium, the following are encoded in one genomic region:
- a CDS encoding glycosyltransferase: MIYNPFPRWLSKISKLPLIIEVNGNRLLSVNKREKRYHKIYRDQSNNFNIAKLIVTSTPYLRTHISKSYMIPNNKIIFLINGVEESNLDSPYISDDDLEYLKDKFCLGFLGTIWKCYDLYSTIMSLYLLKKEIKNIHLLFIGDGPDKSYIQKLVSKLNLHNNITITGFINPSVLKHYLKYINIGLMNLTKKGVMNGGPITTRFGSYAINKIPIIASDFMIDEYPIEIKNNIFLVPPENPKKLAYKILYIFKNYDEAQQKAENLYKYVVKELTWEKVTRKILSKIEDILKEEV, from the coding sequence ATGATTTACAATCCATTTCCAAGATGGCTTTCTAAAATTTCAAAATTACCACTAATTATAGAAGTTAACGGAAATCGCCTGCTCAGTGTCAATAAAAGAGAAAAGAGATATCATAAAATATATAGAGATCAAAGTAATAATTTCAATATAGCTAAACTAATAGTAACTTCTACTCCATACCTAAGAACACATATTAGTAAATCTTATATGATACCAAATAATAAAATTATATTTTTAATAAATGGTGTTGAGGAGAGTAATTTAGATTCACCGTATATCTCAGACGATGATTTAGAATATTTAAAGGATAAATTCTGTCTGGGATTTTTAGGTACAATATGGAAATGCTATGATCTATACAGTACAATCATGTCTTTATATTTACTCAAAAAAGAGATTAAAAATATACATTTACTATTTATTGGAGATGGTCCTGATAAAAGCTATATTCAGAAGCTTGTAAGCAAATTAAACCTACATAATAATATTACAATAACCGGATTTATAAATCCATCGGTATTAAAACATTATTTGAAGTATATTAACATTGGGTTAATGAATCTTACAAAAAAGGGAGTAATGAATGGAGGCCCTATAACAACAAGATTTGGATCATATGCAATAAACAAAATACCAATTATAGCCAGCGATTTTATGATTGACGAATATCCAATTGAAATTAAAAATAATATATTTTTAGTTCCTCCAGAAAATCCCAAAAAATTAGCATACAAAATATTATATATATTCAAAAACTACGATGAAGCCCAGCAAAAAGCAGAAAACCTGTACAAATATGTCGTAAAAGAATTGACTTGGGAAAAGGTTACCAGAAAAATTCTATCTAAAATTGAAGATATTCTCAAAGAGGAGGTATAA
- a CDS encoding glycosyltransferase family 2 protein — MLSNELTIIVVTYNSMDILPHFLVHLKNALQDEQCEIIISDNCSSDDIQNYINRYHPDVHLVKLNENMGYGAALNEGIKIAKTPYVALMNPDVIVEPGGFNELIIFLKEHPEAAAVSGLIAHCTEIPKSLTINSLFPDKKVAANIKYENLFSRIVYYTGLRYKLPKAKFLKSWKMVEIKDHIEVSRIEGSFGIFRREALLKAGLFDPRLFLYWEEDDIAIRLKKLNYKIYLTKRAIIAHLQGKGSNLSKSIVTEKILLNSIYLFFRKYYGLAYAWISFFTIWTIISIVLLSKILLKKDRYTLMELWKWHFYSLLLKGKTPKNTIPNNSSINYDWSTKIKTNN, encoded by the coding sequence ATGTTATCGAACGAATTAACAATAATCGTTGTTACTTACAATTCCATGGATATCCTACCCCACTTCCTTGTACACTTGAAAAATGCTTTGCAAGATGAGCAATGCGAAATTATCATATCTGATAATTGTTCATCTGATGATATCCAGAATTACATTAATCGCTATCACCCTGATGTACATCTGGTCAAATTAAACGAAAACATGGGCTATGGAGCAGCATTAAATGAGGGGATAAAAATTGCTAAAACTCCTTATGTTGCTCTGATGAATCCAGATGTCATAGTTGAACCAGGAGGATTTAATGAGCTTATTATATTCCTAAAAGAGCATCCCGAAGCTGCTGCCGTCTCTGGACTGATAGCACATTGTACAGAAATCCCGAAAAGTTTAACCATCAATTCGCTATTTCCCGATAAAAAAGTTGCAGCAAATATAAAATACGAGAATCTATTTTCAAGGATAGTTTATTACACAGGCTTGAGGTATAAACTGCCAAAAGCTAAGTTCTTAAAATCATGGAAAATGGTTGAAATTAAAGATCATATTGAAGTTTCAAGGATTGAAGGATCTTTTGGTATTTTCAGAAGAGAAGCTCTTCTTAAAGCTGGACTTTTTGATCCACGTTTATTCCTATACTGGGAGGAAGATGACATTGCTATAAGATTAAAAAAACTCAATTATAAAATCTACCTCACGAAAAGAGCCATAATCGCACATCTTCAAGGCAAAGGAAGTAATCTAAGTAAATCAATTGTTACCGAAAAAATCTTGCTAAATAGTATCTATTTATTTTTCAGAAAATATTATGGACTTGCTTATGCCTGGATTTCATTTTTTACAATCTGGACGATAATTTCTATCGTTCTTCTATCAAAGATTCTATTAAAAAAAGACCGCTATACTTTAATGGAATTATGGAAATGGCATTTTTACTCTTTACTGCTCAAGGGTAAAACCCCAAAGAATACAATTCCCAACAATTCATCAATCAACTATGACTGGTCAACCAAAATCAAAACTAATAATTAA
- a CDS encoding glycosyltransferase family 4 protein: MNIVLEATSAYTGLRAIKRYTKSLIHAFFEKGYEDNFIIFTNFFRGKCNEIDSIIKKKDNFIRKHMPIPLRFKNLYWEYIGLININPSFTKVDIFHALGDNHPTLKLHNYIITLHGIAYFSRPDLLDPDYVKEKQKNLIKACKIANYFIAVSEHTKREFLKVFSSIKSNSIRVIPLGVGEEFHPIEKNRVKKILKEKFKIESPYILFVGGLEPHKNIHGILEAFYIIKDEFKNMALILVGKTSRKNNYLENLLNKYKIQNRIKIIPFLPQEGRDLPVLYNGAKCFVFPSFTEGWASPPLEAMACGTPVVTSNVSSLPETVNDAAIKVDPYNPEEIAKAVRKILNDPDFSKNLTKKGLTHSSKYTWKRCAEETYSFYKDIIENRIT, encoded by the coding sequence ATGAACATAGTCTTAGAAGCCACTAGTGCATATACGGGATTAAGAGCAATAAAACGTTATACAAAAAGCCTCATACACGCCTTCTTTGAAAAAGGATATGAAGATAACTTTATAATATTCACGAACTTTTTTAGAGGTAAATGTAATGAGATTGATTCGATAATAAAAAAGAAGGATAATTTTATTAGAAAACATATGCCAATCCCCCTCAGATTCAAAAACTTATATTGGGAGTATATTGGGCTAATTAACATTAACCCGTCTTTCACTAAAGTTGATATATTCCACGCTCTTGGCGATAACCATCCAACTTTAAAGCTACATAACTATATAATCACACTACACGGAATTGCATATTTCTCAAGACCGGATTTGCTCGATCCAGATTATGTAAAAGAGAAACAAAAAAATCTGATTAAAGCCTGTAAAATCGCAAATTATTTTATTGCCGTCTCCGAACATACAAAAAGGGAATTTTTAAAGGTTTTTTCATCAATAAAATCTAATAGTATAAGAGTTATACCGCTGGGTGTTGGTGAAGAATTTCACCCGATTGAAAAGAATAGAGTAAAAAAAATACTTAAAGAAAAATTTAAAATAGAAAGCCCCTATATTTTATTTGTTGGTGGACTGGAACCCCATAAAAATATACATGGAATCTTAGAAGCATTTTATATAATTAAAGACGAATTTAAAAACATGGCTCTCATTTTAGTCGGGAAAACTTCAAGAAAAAATAATTACCTTGAAAATCTGCTTAACAAATATAAAATCCAAAATAGAATAAAGATTATTCCTTTCCTACCTCAAGAAGGCAGAGATTTACCAGTATTATATAACGGGGCAAAATGTTTTGTATTCCCAAGCTTTACTGAAGGATGGGCGTCACCTCCACTTGAGGCAATGGCGTGCGGAACTCCAGTAGTTACATCAAATGTATCGTCCCTGCCAGAAACAGTTAATGATGCTGCAATTAAAGTAGACCCTTATAATCCTGAAGAAATTGCCAAAGCAGTAAGAAAAATATTAAACGACCCTGACTTCTCTAAAAATTTAACCAAAAAAGGATTGACCCATTCATCTAAATACACTTGGAAGAGATGTGCTGAAGAAACTTACTCTTTTTACAAAGACATAATAGAAAATAGAATAACTTAA
- a CDS encoding glycosyltransferase family 4 protein — MARNLIKYLLEIDNDNEYILFFNYFKKEYRSSLKFDSVELYKLQIPRRLIKFIWSYCKVPIDSYFPKMDIFHSLHRLMPPTKKIKTLLNIHDCRFIAHPDLYSTKEVDSYRKQIEISLKHSDLIITISNFMKKEIQKYFGIDEEKIRVIYNGFDYKYPDKLKSSLQSQHFKFKTSRSYIIFLGPLDKRKNLNRLLMAYEKAIHNDKSFPDILIAGVDKYDFNKYLRINNLDISSFENKVIITGFSTFKDIHLLISNAKALCYPSIYEGFGYPPLEAMACGVPVLTSNTSSIPEIVGDAALKVNPFSIEEICQGLEQIVHDKEFRESLIKMGYNQVRKFPWEKTALSYVNAYNYLYRS, encoded by the coding sequence ATGGCAAGGAATTTAATTAAATATCTTTTAGAAATCGATAATGATAATGAATACATACTTTTTTTTAACTACTTCAAGAAAGAATATCGATCCTCTCTAAAATTTGATAGTGTAGAACTTTATAAACTACAGATTCCTCGCAGATTAATCAAATTCATATGGAGTTATTGTAAAGTACCAATAGACTCATATTTCCCTAAAATGGATATCTTCCATTCCTTACATAGATTAATGCCACCAACGAAAAAAATCAAAACCCTTTTAAATATACATGATTGTCGATTTATTGCTCATCCAGATCTCTACTCAACAAAAGAAGTAGATTCTTATAGAAAGCAAATTGAAATTTCCCTTAAACACTCAGATTTAATAATCACAATATCAAATTTTATGAAAAAAGAAATACAAAAGTACTTCGGGATTGACGAAGAAAAAATTAGAGTTATATATAATGGCTTTGACTATAAATATCCTGATAAATTAAAAAGCTCCCTTCAGTCCCAACACTTTAAATTTAAAACAAGCAGGTCTTATATAATATTTCTTGGTCCACTGGATAAAAGAAAAAATTTAAACAGGCTACTCATGGCATATGAAAAAGCAATTCATAATGATAAATCATTCCCCGACATTCTAATAGCAGGTGTAGATAAATACGATTTCAACAAATACTTAAGAATAAATAATTTAGATATCAGCTCTTTTGAGAATAAAGTTATCATAACAGGATTTTCAACCTTCAAAGACATACATTTACTAATATCAAATGCAAAGGCTCTTTGCTATCCATCGATATATGAAGGATTTGGATATCCACCCCTCGAAGCTATGGCCTGTGGTGTACCAGTATTAACCAGTAACACTTCATCAATTCCAGAAATTGTTGGAGATGCTGCACTGAAGGTTAATCCATTCAGTATTGAAGAGATTTGTCAGGGATTAGAACAAATCGTACATGATAAAGAATTTAGAGAAAGTTTAATAAAAATGGGATACAATCAGGTCAGGAAATTTCCCTGGGAAAAAACGGCCTTAAGCTATGTAAATGCATACAATTATTTGTACAGGAGCTAA
- a CDS encoding phenylacetate--CoA ligase family protein, with product MSYSSFIKNIYYPITQKIKGQNVIKYFEELKKNEYKPIEELKQLQFRRLKYIIDSAYRNVPYYQETFKQYSFHPDDLQKPEDIKNLPILDKEDIIRNFNRLINRNYKGKIYFCKTSGSTGIPLKFYVSNEYDSWDWASRWRGRSWFNIKIGDPEVAIWGRHIHSPIKRIIDPLKALIRNTLLISGFEYTKQDLKKYTRRINSFNPVYIYGYSNSIYNLALFYKKNNIPAPSRLKAIFVTAEMLFPNERALVESTFNVPVANEYGCSELGGFAYECPHGNWHVSIENVFLEFIQNELGFKEIVATSLTNIYMPFIRYRVGDIGDWIDTKCSCGRTLPIMKLDFGRITEVIIMKNGDRFSSKIFGYVSKELFEMGKHPFIQYQIIQNEPSSFIIYYVPSDSFKQEDLNIFSKLVYKYLKTNQIKIEYIPVKNINPDPSGKIRYFISRLKSEEITGT from the coding sequence ATGAGTTATAGCTCTTTCATTAAAAATATCTACTACCCAATTACTCAAAAAATAAAAGGACAAAATGTTATTAAATATTTTGAAGAACTAAAGAAAAATGAATATAAACCTATAGAAGAATTGAAACAGCTACAATTCAGAAGACTCAAATACATTATAGATTCAGCTTATAGAAATGTCCCCTATTATCAAGAAACTTTTAAACAGTATAGTTTCCATCCTGATGATTTACAAAAACCTGAAGATATAAAGAACCTACCCATTCTCGATAAAGAAGACATAATCAGAAATTTTAATAGACTAATTAATCGCAATTACAAAGGTAAGATATATTTTTGCAAGACAAGTGGTTCCACAGGAATACCATTAAAATTCTACGTTTCAAATGAATATGACAGTTGGGATTGGGCAAGCCGATGGCGCGGAAGGAGCTGGTTCAATATAAAAATAGGTGATCCCGAGGTAGCTATCTGGGGTCGCCATATTCACTCTCCAATAAAAAGAATAATTGATCCTTTAAAAGCACTCATTCGTAATACCTTGCTTATTTCAGGATTTGAATATACAAAACAAGATTTAAAAAAATATACTCGAAGAATTAATTCATTTAATCCTGTATATATATACGGATATTCAAACAGCATATATAACCTCGCTTTATTCTATAAAAAAAACAATATTCCTGCACCGAGTAGACTTAAAGCTATTTTTGTAACTGCTGAGATGCTCTTTCCAAATGAAAGAGCCCTTGTTGAATCCACATTCAACGTACCAGTAGCCAACGAATACGGTTGTTCTGAATTAGGAGGATTCGCCTACGAATGTCCTCATGGTAACTGGCATGTATCAATTGAAAATGTATTTCTCGAATTCATTCAAAATGAATTAGGGTTCAAAGAAATAGTGGCGACATCATTGACAAATATATATATGCCATTTATTCGCTACAGAGTCGGCGACATAGGGGATTGGATCGATACAAAGTGTTCATGTGGACGAACTCTACCTATTATGAAGCTTGACTTTGGAAGAATAACAGAAGTAATTATCATGAAAAATGGGGATCGTTTTTCAAGTAAAATTTTTGGATATGTAAGCAAAGAACTTTTTGAAATGGGCAAACATCCCTTCATTCAATATCAAATAATTCAAAATGAACCATCTTCCTTTATAATATATTATGTCCCATCAGACTCCTTCAAACAAGAGGACCTTAACATTTTCTCTAAACTCGTATACAAATATCTTAAAACAAATCAAATAAAAATCGAATATATACCTGTAAAGAATATTAATCCTGATCCATCGGGAAAAATAAGATATTTTATATCAAGATTAAAAAGCGAAGAAATCACAGGAACATAA
- a CDS encoding glycosyltransferase, with protein sequence MKRDFVRYRNDPPKGKLEVYRNCPVESVKLSIIIPTLDKKRGGYLQKLINSIKEQTFKNWELILVIGDTRQGRAINCGASIAKGKYLLILDDDTQITQNFLFEKMVYYIEKQPDIGMAGVSNVIPSDAKSFIKKVMTQIPRRTSPIVNEIIDSDLAEHPCCIIPNKVFYEIGGENELIPRGLDPYLRNEIRKAGYRVVVLPGLYIHHLPPNNFSSFIKQFYRNGKMAAFVNKYYKDFVVDLAFKHNQKVIEKRGLIYRIFRYSYKIVISIMELKLYYLLSLITYLAGFIVGYLTLNKDDV encoded by the coding sequence ATGAAAAGAGATTTTGTTAGATATCGGAATGATCCTCCAAAGGGAAAGCTTGAGGTTTATCGGAACTGTCCAGTTGAAAGTGTTAAGTTAAGTATTATAATACCAACATTAGACAAAAAAAGAGGAGGATACCTGCAAAAACTTATTAATTCCATAAAAGAACAGACATTTAAAAATTGGGAGTTAATACTGGTAATCGGAGATACAAGACAAGGGCGGGCAATTAACTGCGGTGCGTCAATTGCTAAAGGAAAATACCTATTAATCCTTGATGACGATACTCAAATAACCCAGAATTTTCTCTTTGAAAAGATGGTATATTACATCGAAAAGCAACCTGATATAGGAATGGCTGGTGTTTCCAATGTAATACCATCGGACGCAAAGTCATTTATAAAAAAGGTCATGACTCAAATACCACGAAGAACCTCGCCAATCGTAAATGAAATAATTGATAGTGATCTTGCAGAACACCCCTGCTGTATAATTCCAAATAAAGTATTCTACGAAATTGGTGGGGAAAACGAATTGATACCAAGGGGACTTGATCCATATTTAAGAAACGAGATAAGGAAGGCAGGATACAGAGTAGTAGTTCTACCAGGTCTCTACATACATCATCTACCTCCGAACAATTTTTCTTCGTTCATCAAACAGTTTTATAGAAACGGTAAAATGGCTGCATTTGTTAATAAGTATTATAAGGATTTTGTAGTAGATCTTGCATTTAAACACAATCAGAAAGTAATTGAAAAAAGAGGACTCATATATAGAATTTTTCGTTATTCATACAAAATTGTGATCTCGATCATGGAACTAAAACTATACTACCTTTTAAGTTTAATTACCTATCTGGCAGGTTTCATTGTTGGCTATTTAACTCTGAATAAAGATGATGTGTAA